The Nitrospira sp. KM1 genome includes a window with the following:
- a CDS encoding GMC family oxidoreductase, translating into MANLQSRKAPVDVVVVGCGAGGAVVAKELGEAGLKVVVLEAGRRFDPAIDYPTDQHDFVKSATKIFFEPPDPRQNLYSAGGEEGFVFTRAKGVGGSTLAYQAQVPRFHESDFRTRSEDSVGEDWPITYKDLEPYYTRVEYELGVSGPAPGDANPYDPPRSKPFPNPAHELSCASRVMQRGAKKLGWVWVQIPLAIPTQPWGGRPPCIRAGVCGYGCRIRAKSSMDVTYVPKAEATGRVEIKPNCMAREITVGPDGKARSVIYFDSEGAEQEISARAIILAGNAVETPRLLLLSTSKHFPNGLANSSGTVGQYFMEHLSSALTGRFEEPLDPWSGPPGGGYTQHFYATNRDHAFARGWQIMINQDWSWPQAVAMNNPGWGSAHKARVKNLIGRSFELSACGEQLPDVRNRVTLSATLKDHRGIPAPHITSEHRENDRNMIPAFTKSLKELFQAAGAREIFEPEDHKPGTSAHYMGGCRMGMNAGTSVVDRWCRTHDVSNLFVADGSVFVTGAGANPSLTIMALANRTADGMIASFKRGEL; encoded by the coding sequence ATGGCTAATCTTCAATCCAGAAAAGCACCGGTCGATGTCGTCGTTGTCGGATGCGGTGCCGGAGGAGCGGTTGTCGCGAAGGAGTTGGGTGAGGCTGGACTCAAGGTAGTCGTGTTAGAAGCGGGGCGACGGTTCGATCCCGCCATTGATTACCCGACCGATCAACATGACTTCGTAAAATCTGCGACCAAGATATTTTTTGAGCCGCCGGATCCACGCCAGAATCTCTATAGTGCAGGCGGAGAAGAGGGCTTTGTGTTCACCCGCGCCAAGGGTGTTGGCGGATCCACTCTGGCTTATCAGGCGCAAGTTCCTAGATTTCATGAGTCGGACTTTCGAACACGAAGCGAAGACAGCGTGGGTGAGGACTGGCCCATCACATACAAAGATCTGGAACCCTATTACACTCGGGTCGAATACGAATTGGGCGTTTCAGGGCCGGCGCCAGGAGATGCGAATCCGTATGATCCTCCTCGGAGTAAGCCTTTTCCGAATCCTGCCCATGAACTGAGCTGCGCGAGTAGAGTCATGCAGCGCGGTGCGAAGAAATTGGGGTGGGTTTGGGTTCAGATCCCTCTCGCTATCCCGACTCAGCCATGGGGGGGGCGTCCTCCTTGTATTCGTGCCGGAGTCTGCGGCTATGGATGTCGCATTCGAGCGAAGTCGAGCATGGACGTGACATATGTTCCGAAGGCCGAAGCGACCGGACGCGTGGAGATCAAACCGAATTGTATGGCACGGGAAATTACCGTGGGTCCGGATGGAAAGGCCAGAAGCGTTATCTATTTCGACTCGGAGGGCGCAGAACAAGAAATTTCAGCCCGTGCGATTATCTTGGCTGGAAATGCCGTAGAAACTCCGCGATTGCTCCTTCTGAGTACGTCCAAGCACTTTCCCAACGGTCTCGCCAATTCAAGCGGCACGGTGGGCCAGTATTTTATGGAACATCTCTCATCGGCGCTGACGGGCAGATTCGAGGAACCTCTCGATCCTTGGAGTGGTCCTCCGGGAGGAGGATATACCCAGCATTTCTATGCGACCAATCGGGACCATGCGTTTGCGCGAGGCTGGCAAATCATGATCAACCAGGACTGGTCGTGGCCGCAAGCGGTGGCCATGAACAATCCCGGATGGGGAAGCGCACACAAAGCCAGAGTCAAGAATCTGATCGGGCGCAGCTTTGAATTATCCGCTTGCGGTGAACAACTTCCGGATGTCAGGAATAGAGTGACCCTGAGTGCAACGCTGAAAGACCACAGGGGAATTCCGGCGCCGCACATTACCAGCGAGCATCGTGAAAACGATCGAAACATGATTCCGGCGTTTACAAAGTCTCTCAAGGAATTATTCCAAGCTGCTGGAGCGCGTGAGATCTTTGAACCTGAAGATCACAAGCCGGGAACCTCGGCTCACTACATGGGCGGGTGCCGAATGGGCATGAACGCAGGGACTTCCGTCGTTGATCGCTGGTGCCGCACGCACGACGTCTCCAACCTGTTTGTTGCTGATGGAAGCGTGTTCGTCACCGGGGCGGGCGCAAATCCCTCGTTGACAATCATGGCTCTCGCAAACCGGACGGCCGATGGTATGATTGCCTCGTTCAAGCGCGGGGAATTGTAA
- a CDS encoding gluconate 2-dehydrogenase subunit 3 family protein produces the protein MRFDGWVTRGHALAAEPQEGRAYDRCSSVKCLSENEQQILEDLTAVVIPSDAAGPGAREAGVVHEITRKVTADSILQQRYREGLRAFDDIARSRFGSGFHELNAENQVKMFSEVDQARQRIWVQAEPKSFSEKIRRKLEHWYYRKYVGVTDAALVLQEQMIRDVPEIFYATDIAWKSVGYSGPPFPFGYVGRQSSCAG, from the coding sequence ATGCGATTTGACGGTTGGGTGACGCGTGGTCACGCCCTTGCTGCAGAACCGCAAGAGGGTCGAGCGTACGATCGCTGTTCTTCAGTGAAGTGCCTATCTGAGAATGAACAGCAGATTCTTGAGGACTTGACCGCGGTTGTCATTCCTTCCGATGCAGCAGGTCCCGGCGCAAGAGAAGCCGGCGTTGTACATGAAATTACCCGCAAGGTGACCGCCGATTCGATTCTACAGCAGCGATACCGTGAGGGGTTGAGGGCGTTCGACGATATTGCCAGGAGCAGGTTTGGTAGCGGGTTCCACGAATTGAATGCTGAAAATCAAGTCAAGATGTTTTCAGAGGTCGACCAGGCGAGACAGCGAATATGGGTCCAGGCTGAGCCGAAATCATTCTCAGAGAAAATTCGCCGAAAGTTGGAACACTGGTATTATCGAAAGTACGTGGGGGTTACGGACGCAGCGCTGGTCCTTCAGGAACAGATGATCCGTGACGTCCCCGAGATATTCTATGCGACGGATATCGCCTGGAAATCTGTCGGCTATTCGGGTCCTCCTTTTCCTTTCGGATACGTGGGACGCCAATCCAGCTGCGCGGGGTGA
- a CDS encoding DUF4910 domain-containing protein, with translation MKMPVVPMGVGHEMHQFAGELYPICRSITGDGVRETLRLLQKRIPLTINEVPTGTPIFDWTVPVEWNISDAYIKNVKGERIVDFKKSNLHILNYSAPIRARMSLAELRPHLFTLPDRPDWIPYRTSYYKENWGFCLSDRLLKQLPDGQYDVCIDSTLKAGSLSYGELHIPGASTDEIFISCHICHPSLCNDNLSGITVATWMAELCARERLRHTLRFVFVPGTIGSIAWLAQNKEHAECIKHGMVLTGVGDTGGFTYKRSRRGNAVIDRAMAQILRHSGRDYRIIDFFPYGYDERQYCSPGFNLPVGCLMRTPHGEYPEYHTSADNLDFIKPESLEDSLSTCLNAVSLVENNWTYRSLNPFCEPQLGKRGLYRAVGGDTKEPVNELAMLWVLNLSDGAQSLLDIAERANLSFDLIRTAAEQLHRHGLLERLGN, from the coding sequence ATGAAGATGCCTGTAGTGCCAATGGGCGTAGGGCATGAGATGCATCAGTTCGCGGGAGAACTGTATCCCATTTGCCGTAGCATTACGGGAGATGGGGTCCGGGAAACCTTGCGTCTTCTTCAGAAACGCATTCCACTGACAATCAATGAAGTGCCCACCGGAACCCCTATCTTTGACTGGACCGTCCCAGTCGAATGGAATATCTCCGATGCGTATATCAAGAATGTAAAAGGCGAACGCATTGTAGATTTCAAAAAATCCAACCTGCATATTCTGAATTACAGCGCCCCGATTCGTGCCCGGATGTCCCTTGCAGAATTGCGGCCTCATTTGTTCACTCTTCCGGATCGTCCGGACTGGATTCCCTACCGCACCTCGTACTACAAAGAGAACTGGGGTTTCTGTCTCAGCGATCGTCTTCTCAAACAGCTTCCGGACGGCCAATACGATGTGTGTATCGACTCAACGCTGAAGGCCGGCTCACTGAGTTATGGCGAACTGCATATCCCGGGTGCATCGACGGATGAGATCTTCATTTCCTGCCATATCTGTCATCCATCCCTATGCAATGACAATCTATCTGGAATCACCGTTGCGACGTGGATGGCGGAACTGTGTGCGCGTGAACGCCTCAGGCACACACTTCGATTTGTCTTCGTACCCGGTACGATTGGGTCCATTGCCTGGTTGGCTCAAAATAAAGAGCATGCAGAATGTATCAAGCACGGGATGGTTCTCACCGGCGTGGGCGATACAGGAGGCTTCACCTACAAGCGTTCACGACGAGGAAATGCGGTTATCGATCGTGCGATGGCACAGATTTTACGGCATTCGGGAAGGGACTATCGAATCATTGACTTTTTCCCCTATGGCTATGATGAACGGCAATACTGCTCCCCGGGGTTCAATTTACCGGTCGGCTGTCTGATGCGAACTCCCCATGGAGAATATCCGGAATACCACACCTCGGCCGATAATCTTGACTTCATCAAACCCGAATCGCTGGAGGATTCACTCTCGACATGTCTGAATGCAGTTTCGTTGGTCGAGAATAATTGGACCTACCGGTCGTTGAATCCGTTCTGCGAACCACAACTCGGTAAACGCGGGCTGTATAGGGCGGTCGGTGGAGACACCAAGGAGCCGGTGAACGAGCTCGCGATGCTTTGGGTGCTGAATCTCTCCGACGGAGCACAATCGCTCTTGGACATTGCCGAACGGGCCAATCTATCGTTCGACCTCATACGGACCGCGGCTGAACAGTTGCATCGCCATGGTCTGTTGGAACGATTGGGTAATTGA
- the rfbC gene encoding dTDP-4-dehydrorhamnose 3,5-epimerase produces MKFTETSIQGAFLIEPVRMVDERGYFARTFCVDEFGQHGIDVRWLQASVSYNEKKGTLRGMHFQLAPHEEVKLVQCIRGAIYDVILDLRPSSLTFRQHVAAELSADNGLMFLIPKGCAHGFQTLEARSEVFYHMSVLYSPEQARGVRWNDPCFGIAWPSDTRTISTRDQSYPDFHA; encoded by the coding sequence ATGAAGTTCACTGAAACAAGTATTCAAGGCGCATTTCTTATCGAGCCGGTCCGGATGGTCGATGAACGGGGATATTTCGCCCGCACCTTCTGTGTGGACGAATTCGGTCAACATGGCATCGATGTCAGGTGGCTTCAAGCCAGTGTTTCCTACAACGAAAAAAAAGGCACGCTCCGGGGCATGCACTTCCAACTTGCCCCTCACGAAGAAGTCAAACTCGTCCAGTGCATCCGCGGAGCGATCTACGATGTCATTCTCGATCTGCGGCCATCCTCTTTAACATTTCGACAGCATGTGGCGGCCGAACTCTCCGCCGATAATGGCCTGATGTTTCTCATCCCAAAGGGGTGTGCGCACGGGTTCCAAACATTGGAGGCGCGTTCCGAAGTTTTCTATCACATGTCGGTTCTCTATTCGCCGGAACAGGCCCGGGGGGTTCGATGGAACGACCCGTGTTTTGGGATTGCATGGCCTTCGGACACCAGAACCATTTCGACTCGGGATCAGTCTTATCCGGACTTCCATGCTTGA
- a CDS encoding class I SAM-dependent methyltransferase codes for MGRSLCRSCGTPLQHTFLDLGMSPLANSYIKADQANRMEPFYPLHAFVCEKCLLVQLEQFSSPHDIFSDYAYFSSFSDSWLAHAKRYVDMITERFRFNSESKVIEIASNDGYLLQNFVARGIPVLGVEPAANVAEVAKQKGINTTVAFFGEKTAIDLREKGWAGDLIIGNNVLAHVPDLNDFVKGLKVLLGKTGLITMEFPHLLQLMEQNQFDTIYHEHFSYFSFLAVEKVFATHGLKLFDVEELPTHGGSLRIYACHAQDNSKPVGERAKALKSREEDAGFAQLANYMSFRPRVEATKRKLLSFLIAAKEKGKRIAAYGAPAKGNTLLNYCGVRTDLIDFTVDRSPHKQGHLLPGVRIPIHAPEMIREARPDYLLILPWNIREEVMQQMAHIREWGGKFVVPIPEVTVYP; via the coding sequence ATGGGACGATCACTGTGTCGGTCATGCGGAACCCCGCTTCAACACACATTCCTTGACCTCGGCATGTCTCCATTGGCGAATTCCTACATCAAGGCCGATCAGGCCAATCGTATGGAACCGTTCTATCCGCTGCACGCCTTTGTGTGTGAAAAGTGTTTGCTGGTCCAGCTCGAACAGTTTTCGAGCCCGCATGATATTTTTTCCGATTATGCGTATTTTTCATCGTTTTCCGATTCTTGGCTCGCACATGCGAAACGGTACGTCGATATGATCACCGAGCGCTTCCGTTTCAATTCAGAGTCGAAGGTCATCGAGATCGCGAGTAACGACGGATACCTTCTCCAAAACTTCGTCGCCAGGGGAATTCCCGTCCTGGGGGTCGAGCCTGCCGCGAATGTGGCGGAGGTGGCGAAGCAGAAGGGCATTAACACCACGGTGGCGTTTTTTGGCGAGAAAACCGCGATTGATTTGCGAGAGAAGGGCTGGGCGGGCGACCTGATCATCGGGAACAATGTCCTGGCCCACGTGCCCGATCTGAATGACTTCGTGAAGGGACTGAAAGTCCTGTTGGGCAAGACGGGGTTGATTACGATGGAATTCCCTCACTTGCTCCAACTGATGGAACAGAACCAGTTCGATACCATTTACCATGAGCACTTTTCGTATTTTTCCTTTCTTGCCGTTGAGAAGGTCTTTGCAACCCACGGGTTGAAGCTCTTTGATGTCGAGGAGTTGCCCACGCACGGAGGATCTCTTCGAATCTATGCGTGTCATGCCCAGGACAACTCGAAGCCAGTAGGGGAGCGTGCGAAGGCTTTAAAATCTCGCGAAGAAGATGCCGGATTTGCACAGTTGGCAAACTACATGTCGTTCCGTCCTCGCGTAGAAGCGACCAAGCGAAAACTGCTTTCCTTTCTCATCGCTGCCAAGGAGAAAGGAAAGCGAATTGCAGCCTATGGTGCGCCCGCGAAAGGCAATACGTTACTCAACTATTGCGGTGTCAGAACGGACCTCATCGACTTTACGGTGGATCGAAGTCCTCATAAGCAAGGTCACCTGTTGCCCGGCGTCCGTATCCCCATTCATGCACCCGAAATGATCCGGGAAGCACGGCCTGATTACCTTCTGATCCTGCCATGGAATATCAGGGAGGAAGTCATGCAACAGATGGCGCATATCCGGGAATGGGGTGGAAAGTTTGTGGTTCCTATCCCCGAAGTGACCGTTTACCCATGA
- a CDS encoding NAD(P)-dependent oxidoreductase yields the protein MKIVVTGNMGYVGPLVLRRLRESHRGIELVGYDSGFFAHCLTGAQRFPESRADIQHFGDIRQVPEEVLRGADAVVHLCAISNDPMGALFEEVTLDINYRASLDLAAKAKRVGVKAFVFASSCSVYGFAEGGPRREEDALNPLTAYAKSKVFTERDLASLASDSFTVTCLRFATACGMSDRLRLDLVLNDFVAGALVSQRINILSDGTPWRPLIHVKDMARAIDWAIQRDHRDGGKYLTVNVGSDEWNYQVKDLAAAVAKLVPNVEVSVNKDAQPDKRSYRVNFDKFTKLGQGFLPSVDLQGAVVDLRDGLMTMQFRDPEFRSGEFMRLVTLRRLREVGQLSDNLMWKDRS from the coding sequence ATGAAAATCGTCGTGACTGGAAACATGGGCTACGTAGGTCCCTTGGTGCTGCGCCGCCTCAGAGAGTCGCATCGGGGAATCGAGTTGGTGGGTTATGACAGCGGGTTCTTTGCGCATTGTTTGACCGGTGCCCAGCGATTTCCTGAGAGCAGAGCCGACATCCAACATTTCGGTGATATCCGGCAGGTACCAGAAGAGGTTCTGCGCGGGGCCGATGCCGTGGTCCACCTTTGTGCGATTTCGAATGATCCAATGGGAGCGCTATTTGAAGAAGTGACGCTGGACATCAACTACCGTGCCAGTCTGGATCTGGCTGCTAAAGCGAAACGCGTCGGCGTAAAGGCATTCGTTTTCGCTTCCAGTTGCAGTGTATACGGTTTTGCCGAGGGAGGTCCGCGGCGCGAAGAAGATGCCCTGAACCCGCTTACGGCGTATGCAAAATCAAAAGTGTTCACGGAGCGTGATCTTGCCTCCCTAGCGTCTGATTCTTTCACCGTGACCTGTCTCAGGTTCGCAACCGCTTGCGGCATGAGCGACCGGCTGCGGCTAGACCTCGTGTTGAACGATTTTGTAGCGGGGGCATTGGTCTCCCAACGCATCAATATTCTGAGTGACGGCACGCCGTGGCGTCCCCTCATTCATGTCAAGGACATGGCAAGAGCCATCGATTGGGCCATTCAGCGAGATCACCGTGACGGGGGAAAATATTTGACGGTGAATGTGGGGAGTGACGAGTGGAACTATCAAGTCAAGGATCTGGCTGCTGCCGTGGCCAAACTCGTTCCGAACGTGGAGGTATCGGTCAACAAGGACGCACAGCCGGACAAACGTTCCTACCGCGTGAATTTCGATAAATTCACTAAGCTGGGGCAGGGATTCTTGCCGTCGGTAGACTTGCAAGGAGCGGTCGTCGATCTCCGCGATGGGTTGATGACCATGCAGTTCCGTGACCCTGAATTCAGGTCCGGAGAGTTCATGCGTTTAGTGACACTGAGACGACTTCGAGAAGTCGGCCAATTAAGTGACAATTTGATGTGGAAGGATCGTTCCTGA
- the lhgO gene encoding L-2-hydroxyglutarate oxidase translates to MAILERPLENLVSAVRPDFLVIGGGVIGLNIARKLRRFFPDSSVHLLEKEIDCGLHASGRNSGVLHAGFYYTPDSLKAKFTWRGNRQLTEYCEEKHIPLNKCGKLVVAKDETEHAGLDELLRRGRANGIPLDDISEKDAKAIEPRVKTCRRALFSPATSTVDPALVMQAMKKDAIEEGVQLQCGVRYLRATKSGVMTSHGVREAGYVVNAAGLYADHIARDFGFSEQYRILPFKGLYLYSSEPPGSIRTNIYPVPNLKNPFLGVHFTVAASGKAKIGPTAIPGFWREQYGGLANFRLGEFVEVATRGLGLLASSNFGFTALALEELAKYSKQKMIALACQLAEGVKPDQYQNWGRPGIRAQLIDIKKRKLEMDFVLEGDKRSMHVLNAVSPAFTCSLPFSEHVCERIRSVLN, encoded by the coding sequence GTGGCAATCCTCGAGCGCCCCCTGGAAAATCTGGTAAGTGCCGTGCGACCGGACTTTCTTGTCATCGGCGGCGGTGTGATCGGGTTGAATATTGCGCGGAAGCTTAGACGGTTCTTCCCCGACTCCTCCGTTCATCTCCTGGAAAAAGAAATCGACTGCGGTTTACACGCAAGCGGCCGCAACAGCGGTGTGCTGCACGCCGGGTTTTACTACACTCCGGACAGTTTGAAGGCCAAGTTTACATGGAGGGGGAATCGCCAGCTGACCGAATATTGCGAAGAGAAGCACATTCCATTGAACAAGTGCGGAAAACTTGTCGTGGCAAAGGATGAGACGGAGCACGCAGGGCTGGATGAATTGCTGAGGCGAGGTCGCGCAAACGGTATCCCGCTCGACGACATTTCGGAAAAAGACGCGAAGGCCATTGAGCCGCGTGTGAAAACATGCCGACGAGCGTTGTTTTCTCCGGCAACCTCGACCGTGGATCCTGCGCTCGTCATGCAGGCGATGAAAAAAGACGCGATTGAAGAAGGCGTGCAACTCCAGTGCGGGGTACGTTATCTGCGTGCCACGAAGTCAGGCGTGATGACGAGTCACGGCGTTCGCGAGGCAGGATACGTTGTCAATGCCGCAGGCTTGTATGCGGACCACATCGCGCGCGATTTTGGATTCTCTGAGCAGTATCGCATTTTACCCTTCAAGGGACTGTATCTCTATTCCAGTGAGCCTCCCGGGTCCATCCGCACCAATATTTATCCTGTTCCGAATTTGAAGAACCCGTTCCTGGGTGTACATTTCACAGTGGCTGCAAGCGGGAAAGCGAAGATCGGGCCCACCGCCATTCCCGGGTTTTGGAGGGAACAGTATGGAGGGCTGGCAAATTTTCGTCTGGGAGAATTCGTTGAAGTCGCCACGCGAGGCCTTGGATTGCTGGCCAGCTCCAATTTCGGGTTTACAGCGCTTGCACTGGAGGAATTGGCAAAGTACTCGAAGCAAAAAATGATTGCATTGGCGTGTCAACTGGCCGAAGGGGTAAAGCCGGATCAATATCAAAATTGGGGAAGACCGGGAATACGGGCTCAGCTCATCGATATCAAGAAGCGCAAACTCGAGATGGATTTTGTGCTTGAGGGCGATAAGCGGTCGATGCACGTGTTGAATGCCGTCTCTCCCGCGTTTACATGCAGCTTGCCGTTTTCAGAGCATGTGTGCGAGCGCATCCGTTCCGTCTTGAATTGA
- the rfbF gene encoding glucose-1-phosphate cytidylyltransferase encodes MKAVILAGGLGTRLSEETHLRPKPMIEIGGKPILWHIMKIYAAHGVKEFIVALGYKGEMIKEYFLNFYAFNKDISVDLDSGKTTIHDGKQHEDWKVHLVDTGLHTQTGGRLKRLSKWLEKEEFFLFTYGDGVADVDISASIKFHQSHGKLATVTSVRTPARFGRMIFDDDRIQDQIMEFKEKPNTGEGWINGGFYILNRRVIDYVDGDQTSWEREPLERLTKEGQLMGYRHDRFWSCMDTLREKNYLEEMWQSSSAPWKIW; translated from the coding sequence ATGAAAGCTGTCATTTTGGCCGGCGGGCTGGGCACACGGTTGTCTGAAGAGACGCATTTGCGTCCCAAGCCCATGATCGAAATAGGCGGGAAGCCGATTCTTTGGCACATCATGAAAATCTATGCCGCCCACGGAGTCAAAGAGTTTATCGTCGCGCTTGGATACAAGGGTGAAATGATCAAAGAGTATTTTTTAAACTTCTATGCCTTCAACAAGGACATCTCAGTCGATCTGGATAGTGGGAAGACCACGATTCATGACGGTAAGCAGCATGAAGACTGGAAAGTTCACTTGGTTGACACAGGGTTGCATACCCAGACGGGTGGGCGCCTCAAGCGGCTCTCGAAGTGGCTGGAGAAGGAAGAATTCTTTTTGTTTACCTATGGCGACGGCGTGGCCGATGTCGATATATCGGCGTCGATCAAATTTCATCAATCTCATGGAAAGTTAGCCACGGTCACATCGGTCCGCACACCGGCCAGGTTTGGACGAATGATATTCGATGACGATCGTATCCAGGATCAAATAATGGAGTTCAAAGAGAAGCCGAATACCGGAGAGGGCTGGATCAACGGAGGATTTTACATTCTGAACCGGCGAGTCATCGACTATGTTGATGGGGATCAGACGAGTTGGGAACGGGAACCGCTCGAGCGGCTGACAAAAGAAGGACAACTGATGGGATATCGCCACGACCGGTTCTGGTCGTGCATGGACACGCTGCGGGAAAAAAATTACCTCGAAGAGATGTGGCAATCCTCGAGCGCCCCCTGGAAAATCTGGTAA
- a CDS encoding ABC transporter ATP-binding protein, with protein MNDIAIKAERLAKKYVINVGDAASETLSEGVTSALSRLLRSIRRSTTSATHREEIWPLKSASFEIRRGEVVGVIGRNGAGKSTLLKILSRITEPTSGRAEIYGRVGTLLEVGTGFHPELSGRDNIYLSGIILGMNKSDIDKKFDEIVEFAGISRFVDTPVKRYSSGMYVRLAFAVGAHLEPEVLIVDEVLAVGDLQFQQKCLDKMHQIGDQGRTVIFVSHNMQAVSRLCRRVLLLDKGELAADGSAQDVVSKYLHGGSGSGCLREWNDPAKAPGDETARLLAVRVKNALGETTSAIDISQEILLEMEFEVLRPGWVLTPAVVLTNGEGLDLFETFDLDPAWRHQSRPAGQYVSTVRIPGNFLTEGSFFVSPACFSVTPSHVQFYEREAVAFQIIDRMDGNSMRGDHPGEMLGVIRPQLQWGTRFSSR; from the coding sequence ATGAACGACATCGCGATCAAGGCTGAGCGGCTCGCAAAAAAATACGTGATCAACGTCGGAGACGCTGCGTCCGAGACTTTGTCCGAAGGTGTCACCAGCGCATTGTCGCGACTGTTGAGATCGATACGGCGATCGACGACGTCTGCTACGCATCGTGAAGAGATCTGGCCTCTAAAGAGCGCTTCGTTTGAAATCAGGCGCGGTGAGGTGGTGGGCGTAATCGGGAGAAACGGGGCTGGAAAAAGTACATTGCTCAAGATCCTGTCCCGGATCACGGAACCGACAAGTGGTCGTGCCGAAATCTATGGCCGTGTAGGAACGCTGCTGGAAGTCGGAACTGGATTCCACCCGGAATTATCCGGACGAGACAATATCTATCTGAGCGGCATCATTCTGGGCATGAACAAGTCGGATATTGACAAGAAATTCGATGAGATTGTCGAGTTCGCCGGAATCTCCCGCTTCGTCGATACACCGGTCAAACGGTATTCCAGCGGGATGTACGTCCGGCTGGCCTTCGCTGTCGGAGCCCACCTGGAGCCTGAAGTGTTGATCGTCGATGAGGTGCTGGCCGTCGGAGATCTGCAGTTCCAGCAAAAATGCCTCGATAAGATGCATCAGATCGGTGATCAGGGACGAACAGTCATTTTTGTCTCTCACAACATGCAAGCGGTATCGAGGCTTTGCCGACGTGTGCTCCTATTGGATAAAGGTGAACTGGCGGCTGATGGATCCGCCCAGGACGTTGTAAGCAAGTATTTGCATGGCGGGTCCGGGTCCGGCTGCCTTCGAGAATGGAATGATCCTGCCAAAGCACCGGGAGATGAAACGGCACGTCTGCTGGCCGTCAGAGTAAAGAATGCGCTGGGAGAGACCACGAGTGCGATCGATATTTCCCAAGAAATTCTCCTCGAAATGGAATTCGAGGTGTTGCGGCCAGGCTGGGTGCTCACCCCTGCAGTCGTCTTGACGAATGGAGAGGGGCTGGACTTGTTCGAGACATTCGACCTCGACCCGGCATGGAGGCATCAATCACGACCGGCCGGGCAATATGTGAGCACCGTCAGAATCCCCGGGAATTTTCTTACCGAAGGAAGCTTTTTTGTCAGTCCGGCCTGCTTTTCCGTCACCCCCAGTCATGTCCAATTCTATGAACGTGAAGCGGTTGCCTTTCAAATCATCGATCGAATGGACGGCAATTCCATGCGAGGAGATCACCCGGGTGAGATGCTTGGTGTCATCAGGCCTCAATTGCAGTGGGGGACTCGATTCAGTTCGCGATGA
- a CDS encoding ABC transporter permease has product MTAINQSSIVIEPSRGFISLKLKAIWDYRELLFFLAWRDLKARYAQTMVGLAWAVLQPLLMMIVLTLVFSRLANIPSEGVPYPVFTYVALVAWTYFAKSLDRGGSSVVAETNLVTKVYFPRLIVPMSAVLGGLVDFGISFVLLFVMMGWYGIVPGLQVLLLPLLIGMSVMTALSISLWLAAFYVKYRDVGAVIPLLTQVWMFASPIVYPLSMVPKDWQWLYNINPMVGLIQSYRWVLLGTEPPDPLLAAQSGCLVIVLLIGGIAYFNKVERTFADVI; this is encoded by the coding sequence ATGACTGCAATAAATCAGAGCAGCATCGTCATCGAGCCAAGCCGCGGGTTTATTTCCCTCAAGCTGAAGGCAATTTGGGATTACAGAGAACTTTTGTTTTTTTTGGCATGGCGTGATCTCAAGGCGCGCTATGCACAAACAATGGTCGGCTTGGCATGGGCGGTCTTGCAGCCTCTGCTGATGATGATCGTCTTGACGCTCGTATTCAGCCGCTTGGCCAATATTCCTTCGGAGGGAGTTCCTTATCCCGTATTTACGTATGTGGCCTTGGTGGCATGGACATACTTCGCGAAGAGCCTGGATCGAGGCGGATCGAGCGTTGTCGCTGAAACCAATCTGGTGACCAAGGTGTACTTCCCCAGGCTCATTGTTCCCATGTCTGCTGTTTTGGGTGGACTAGTGGACTTTGGCATCTCCTTTGTTCTGCTTTTCGTGATGATGGGATGGTATGGGATCGTTCCCGGCTTGCAGGTTCTGCTTCTACCGTTGTTGATTGGCATGAGTGTGATGACTGCCCTGTCGATCAGCTTGTGGCTCGCGGCGTTCTATGTAAAGTACAGGGACGTCGGCGCCGTCATCCCTCTTTTGACCCAAGTGTGGATGTTTGCTTCACCGATCGTCTATCCGCTCAGCATGGTTCCCAAAGACTGGCAATGGCTCTATAACATCAATCCGATGGTCGGGCTGATTCAAAGCTATCGATGGGTTTTACTCGGCACTGAACCACCCGATCCTTTGCTGGCAGCTCAGAGTGGTTGCCTCGTGATCGTGCTGTTGATCGGGGGCATCGCCTATTTCAATAAAGTCGAGCGTACCTTCGCAGACGTGATTTGA